A section of the Entelurus aequoreus isolate RoL-2023_Sb linkage group LG21, RoL_Eaeq_v1.1, whole genome shotgun sequence genome encodes:
- the tbx5a gene encoding T-box transcription factor TBX5-A gives MAEPEETFGLPASSPGGSDSKEVPSEGKAEKANGTSGKSPSSQTTYIQQGMEGIKVYLHERELWVKFHEVGTEMIITKAGRRMFPSFKVKVTGLNPKTKYILLMDVVPADDHRYKFADNKWSVTGKAEPAMPGRLYVHPDSPATGAHWMRQLVSFQKLKLTNNHLDPFGHIILNSMHKYQPRIHIVKADENNGFGSKNTAFCTHVFPETAFIAVTSYQNHKITQLKIENNPFAKGFRGSDDMELHRMSRMQSTKDYPVVPRSTVRQRVGSSQSPFSGEVQGLATPSSLSSQYSQCDNNGVTSTSQDMLPQSGSYPLPHEHGQEYHCIKRKVAVEDDPHSGEHGYKKAYLESSSSEDDHYYRPVGYAQSLGLAAGPYRNESSQRQACMYAAASQGSEPVPSLEDISCNTWAGVSPYGSCSVATMQPMERLPYQHFSAHFTSGSLVSRLGGVASHASAQLGDGHHAAMYQSSMTHQTLGRQCSPGAGIQSPTAGLQGNEYLYAHGIPRTLSPHQYHTVHSVSIMPEWNDNS, from the exons ATGGCGGAGCCGGAGGAGACTTTTGGCCTGCCAGCCTCCTCTCCCGGTGGTTCGGATTCGAAGGAGGTTCCGAGCGAGGGCAAAGCCGAGAAAGCCAACGGGACGTCCGGCAAGTCGCCGTCCTCGCAGACGACCTACATCCAGCAG ggcatGGAGGGGATAAAAGTCTACCTGCACGAAAGGGAACTCTGGGTGAAATTCCACGAAGTTGGCACCGAGATGATCATCACCAAAGCTGGGAG GCGAATGTTCCCAAGCTTTAAAGTGAAAGTTACCGGCCTGAACCCTAAAACCAAATATATCCTCTTGATGGACGTTGTCCCTGCAGATGACCATCGGTACAAGTTTGCTGATAATAAATG GTCTGTGACCGGGAAGGCCGAGCCCGCCATGCCCGGCAGGCTCTACGTGCACCCGGACTCTCCTGCTACAGGGGCGCACTGGATGCGGCAGCTGGTCTCCTTCCAGAAGCTCAAGCTGACCAACAACCACCTGGACCCGTTCGGACAC ATCATCCTGAACTCCATGCACAAGTACCAGCCCAGGATCCACATCGTGAAGGCGGACGAGAACAACGGCTTCGGCTCCAAGAACACGGCCTTCTGCACGCACGTCTTCCCGGAGACGGCCTTCATCGCCGTCACGTCCTACCAGAACCACAAG ataACCCAACTTAAAATTGAGAACAACCCCTTTGCCAAAGGCTTCCGGGGAAGTGATGACATGGAACTGCATCGCATGTCCAGAATGCAAAG CACCAAGGACTACCCAGTCGTACCTCGCAGTACCGTGCGTCAAAGAGTGGGCTCCAGCCAGAGTCCCTTCAGTGGCGAGGTCCAGGGCCTGGCCACACCCAGTTCCCTGAGTTCCCAGTACTCGCAGTGTGACAACAACGGCGTGACGAGCACCTCGCAGGACATGCTGCCCCAGTCAGGCTCCTATCCTCTGCCCCACGAGCATGGCCAGGAGTACCACTGTATCAAGAGGAAAG TCGCAGTGGAAGACGACCCCCACTCAGGTGAGCACGGCTACAAGAAAGCCTACCTAGAGAGCTCGTCCAGCGAGGACGACCACTACTACCGCCCGGTGGGTTACGCGCAGAGCCTGGGCCTGGCCGCCGGCCCCTACCGCAACGAGTCCAGCCAACGGCAGGCCTGCATGTACGCCGCCGCCTCGCAGGGTTCCGAGCCGGTCCCCAGCTTGGAGGACATCAGCTGCAACACCTGGGCCGGCGTATCGCCCTACGGGAGCTGCTCAGTGGCCACCATGCAGCCCATGGAGCGGCTGCCCTACCAGCACTTCTCGGCTCACTTCACGTCGGGCTCTCTGGTGTCCAGACTCGGCGGGGTGGCGAGCCACGCCTCGGCCCAGCTGGGCGACGGTCACCACGCGGCCATGTACCAGAGCTCCATGACGCACCAGACTTTGGGCCGCCAGTGCAGTCCCGGCGCTGGCATCCAGTCGCCGACAGCCGGCCTGCAAGGGAACGAGTATCTGTACGCGCATGGCATCCCGCGCACGCTATCGCCTCACCAGTACCACACGGTACACAGCGTCAGCATCATGCCAGAGTGGAACGACAACAGCTAG